One genomic region from Spirosoma sp. KCTC 42546 encodes:
- a CDS encoding IS982 family transposase, protein MSEKVVAIYCFLDDYFIEVGKNQGSVKPQTTPKVSDSIVLTTAIISARFFGGNQASAMLYMADKQGIVMLEKSAFNRRLHRLATTLSALFYYLADFFKALNLSGEYLIDSFPVAVCDNIRIGRSRLVKGEEYRGKIASKRRFFFGFRVQLITTRDKQPVQFFILPGSYVDVTALQMMHLTLPAGSEVYGDSGYTDYEQEDLYAEGEEVNLRIQRKSNSQRPDQAWEAAYKKQLRQRIEQAFSQITMRFPKKIHAVTEAGFLIKIVLFLIAYTLETNL, encoded by the coding sequence ATGTCTGAGAAAGTAGTGGCAATTTATTGCTTTTTGGATGATTATTTCATCGAAGTGGGCAAAAATCAGGGGAGTGTAAAACCCCAGACAACTCCTAAAGTTAGCGACAGTATCGTGTTGACAACCGCCATCATATCGGCCCGTTTCTTTGGTGGCAATCAAGCCTCGGCTATGCTCTACATGGCTGATAAGCAAGGTATTGTCATGCTTGAGAAATCGGCGTTCAATCGTCGTCTTCACCGCCTGGCGACCACACTGAGTGCCTTGTTCTACTATCTGGCTGATTTTTTCAAAGCACTCAATCTGAGCGGAGAATACCTGATCGATTCGTTTCCTGTGGCAGTTTGTGACAACATCCGCATTGGCCGATCGCGGTTAGTCAAAGGGGAGGAATATCGAGGGAAGATTGCGTCGAAGCGTCGATTCTTTTTTGGCTTTCGTGTTCAACTCATCACCACCCGCGACAAGCAACCGGTTCAGTTTTTTATTCTGCCGGGTTCGTATGTGGATGTGACGGCGCTTCAGATGATGCATTTGACGTTGCCAGCAGGTAGCGAAGTCTATGGGGACTCGGGCTACACCGATTACGAGCAAGAGGATTTGTATGCTGAGGGTGAGGAGGTTAATTTAAGAATACAACGAAAAAGTAATAGCCAACGCCCCGATCAAGCTTGGGAAGCTGCTTACAAAAAGCAACTTCGCCAACGGATTGAGCAGGCCTTTAGCCAGATTACGATGCGATTTCCTAAGAAAATTCATGCCGTTACTGAAGCCGGTTTCCTTATTAAAATCGTGTTGTTTTTGATAGCCTATACCCTCGAAACAAACTTGTGA
- a CDS encoding trimeric intracellular cation channel family protein: MTIWYLTDLIGVAVFAISGALSALSKKMYPDLISLFFVGFLTAIGGGTLRDIIMGAYPIAWIRDPNYLIVISASVVTAILCRRWWLGKLQRPLLLFDTLGVGIYTILGMQKALSANVNEWAAMLLGVISALFGGVIRDVLVNDLPVIFSRQLHVTPCLAGAGLYLLGRSVHMEPNLNFLISAGLITVFRLMAIRKGWALPRIDS; the protein is encoded by the coding sequence ATGACTATCTGGTATTTAACTGATCTGATTGGAGTCGCCGTATTTGCTATTTCGGGCGCGTTGTCGGCGTTGAGTAAAAAAATGTACCCCGATTTGATCAGTCTCTTTTTCGTCGGTTTTCTGACCGCAATTGGTGGCGGTACCTTACGGGATATTATCATGGGTGCCTATCCAATTGCCTGGATACGGGATCCTAACTACTTGATTGTCATTAGCGCTAGCGTAGTTACAGCGATTTTATGTCGCAGATGGTGGTTAGGAAAACTTCAACGGCCGTTGCTCCTGTTCGATACGCTTGGCGTTGGTATTTATACAATTTTAGGTATGCAGAAAGCCCTCTCGGCCAATGTCAACGAATGGGCAGCCATGCTACTGGGGGTCATTTCAGCCCTGTTTGGCGGAGTTATACGGGATGTTTTAGTCAATGACCTCCCGGTTATTTTTAGCCGACAGCTTCATGTTACGCCTTGTCTGGCCGGAGCCGGTCTGTATTTACTGGGCCGATCCGTTCATATGGAACCTAACCTGAATTTTCTGATATCGGCAGGGCTTATCACCGTGTTTCGGCTGATGGCTATCCGTAAAGGATGGGCCTTACCCCGTATCGATAGCTGA
- a CDS encoding Lrp/AsnC family transcriptional regulator → MEGIDDVDKQLLRLLQQDAKLTTKELAAQLGLTLSPVYERIRRLETLGFIKQYVAVLDKNLLGQPITAFCQVSMRYHDKAFIDKFEEEVQKLEEVQECYHMAGQVDFLLKIHVSSLNEYHDFVKYKLSQIENIGVLNSTFVLKEIKHNLGYFIQ, encoded by the coding sequence ATGGAAGGGATAGATGATGTGGATAAACAACTTCTGCGACTCTTACAGCAGGATGCCAAGCTGACCACGAAAGAATTGGCCGCTCAACTCGGGCTGACATTATCGCCGGTGTACGAGCGGATCAGGCGGCTAGAAACCCTGGGATTTATTAAGCAATACGTGGCTGTGCTGGATAAAAACCTGTTAGGCCAGCCAATTACTGCGTTTTGTCAGGTATCGATGCGCTACCATGACAAAGCGTTTATCGACAAGTTTGAAGAAGAGGTGCAGAAACTGGAAGAAGTGCAGGAGTGCTATCACATGGCGGGTCAGGTCGATTTTCTGCTGAAGATTCACGTCAGCAGCCTGAACGAATACCACGACTTTGTTAAGTATAAACTGTCTCAAATTGAAAACATTGGCGTACTGAACAGCACCTTCGTGTTAAAGGAAATCAAGCATAACCTGGGCTATTTCATTCAATAA
- a CDS encoding NAD-dependent epimerase/dehydratase family protein: MQRETVLIIGANGQIGTALLPQLQAQFGSTNVIAADLRKPLTEPGIFEVLDATKPEALTDVVRKYRVTQIYHLAAILSAKGESDPLWAWNLNMQTLLNVLEVSRLHNIKKVFVPSSIAAFGEHAPKYETPQTSLLDPATVYGISKVAAENWSLYYHKRYGLDIRSLRYPGVISYQSMPGGGTTDYAVAIFHAALQGKPFDCFLSEDTLLPMIYMDDALRATLELMEAPESQISVRTSYNLAGMSFTPAELTAAIQAYFPAFETQYKPDFRQAIADSWPKSIDDSVARQDWGWKPAFDLPKMTTEMITNLTVVYPPLVSAP, encoded by the coding sequence ATGCAGCGAGAAACCGTTTTAATTATTGGAGCCAATGGGCAAATCGGCACGGCCCTGCTTCCTCAATTACAGGCGCAGTTCGGTAGCACAAACGTCATTGCGGCCGATCTTCGAAAGCCATTAACTGAACCAGGCATCTTTGAAGTACTGGACGCCACCAAACCGGAAGCTCTGACCGACGTAGTACGCAAATACCGGGTTACGCAGATATACCACCTGGCGGCTATTCTGTCGGCAAAAGGAGAGAGTGATCCGTTATGGGCCTGGAATCTGAACATGCAGACCTTGCTCAATGTGCTGGAAGTATCCCGGCTGCACAACATTAAAAAGGTGTTTGTGCCCAGTTCGATTGCCGCGTTTGGGGAGCATGCGCCTAAGTACGAAACCCCGCAAACCTCTCTGCTCGATCCCGCTACGGTATATGGTATTAGTAAGGTTGCTGCCGAAAACTGGTCGCTATATTACCACAAACGGTACGGGCTGGATATACGCTCCTTACGGTATCCGGGTGTTATCAGTTACCAGTCGATGCCCGGTGGAGGAACCACTGATTATGCCGTAGCCATCTTCCACGCGGCCCTCCAGGGGAAACCATTTGACTGTTTTCTGTCGGAAGACACGCTCCTGCCTATGATTTATATGGACGATGCCCTGCGGGCAACACTTGAACTGATGGAAGCGCCCGAATCTCAGATCAGCGTTCGAACCTCCTATAATCTGGCGGGTATGAGCTTTACCCCGGCCGAATTGACAGCTGCCATCCAAGCCTATTTCCCTGCTTTCGAAACGCAGTATAAACCGGATTTTCGACAGGCGATTGCCGACTCATGGCCCAAATCCATTGACGATTCGGTAGCGCGGCAGGATTGGGGTTGGAAACCAGCCTTCGATTTACCCAAAATGACTACCGAAATGATTACTAACCTGACTGTGGTGTATCCGCCATTGGTCTCAGCCCCCTAA
- the kbl gene encoding glycine C-acetyltransferase: protein MYGTIKEQLQQELNSIKEAGLYKSERIIVSPQSSVIAIHGGREVLNFCANNYLGLSSHPDVVAAAHDTLDSHGFGLSSVRFICGTQDIHKELERRTAEFVGAEDCILYAAAFDANGGVFEPLLGEEDAIISDELNHASIIDGIRLCKAKRFRYKHNDMADLETQLQAAASARRILVVTDGVFSMDGTIAQLDKICDLADQYGAMIMVDECHASGFMGKTGRGTPEYRNVLGRIDIITGTYGKALGGASGGFTAARKEIVELLRQRSRPYLFSNTLAPSIVGASLKVLDILEGSTALRDKLEANTRYFREAMTAAGFDILPGEHPIVPIMLYDAPLAQEFAARLLQEGIYVIGFFYPVVPNGKARIRVQISAGHELEHLQQAVAAFTKVGQELGVLKIRETVG from the coding sequence ATGTACGGAACTATCAAAGAACAACTTCAGCAGGAACTGAACAGCATTAAAGAAGCTGGCCTCTATAAGTCCGAACGGATCATCGTTTCGCCCCAGTCCTCCGTCATTGCCATTCATGGTGGACGTGAAGTACTTAATTTTTGTGCTAATAATTACCTGGGTTTATCCTCCCATCCAGACGTGGTTGCGGCTGCGCACGACACGCTGGATAGTCACGGGTTTGGCCTATCGTCGGTACGATTTATCTGTGGTACTCAGGATATTCATAAGGAGCTGGAACGTCGGACTGCCGAGTTCGTTGGGGCCGAAGACTGCATCCTCTACGCAGCCGCCTTCGACGCTAACGGTGGGGTGTTTGAACCCCTGCTGGGCGAAGAAGACGCCATCATTTCGGATGAATTAAATCATGCTTCGATAATTGATGGGATTCGCTTGTGTAAGGCAAAACGCTTCCGCTATAAACACAATGACATGGCGGATCTGGAAACTCAATTACAGGCAGCGGCATCGGCCCGGCGTATTTTAGTTGTTACAGATGGGGTTTTCTCAATGGATGGCACCATTGCCCAACTGGACAAAATCTGCGATCTGGCCGATCAATACGGGGCTATGATCATGGTTGACGAATGCCATGCCAGTGGCTTTATGGGAAAAACGGGCCGGGGAACGCCTGAATACCGGAACGTCCTGGGCCGCATTGATATCATAACCGGCACCTACGGAAAAGCCCTTGGCGGTGCGTCGGGTGGCTTTACGGCAGCTCGAAAAGAAATTGTGGAATTACTCCGGCAGCGGTCTCGTCCGTACCTGTTTTCCAACACTTTAGCTCCTTCTATCGTTGGCGCGTCCCTGAAAGTACTGGATATTCTGGAAGGGTCAACCGCGTTGCGCGATAAACTGGAGGCCAATACCCGTTATTTCCGCGAGGCCATGACAGCTGCCGGATTCGACATTTTGCCGGGCGAGCATCCCATTGTTCCGATTATGCTTTATGATGCTCCCTTAGCACAGGAGTTTGCTGCCCGACTGTTACAGGAAGGCATCTATGTAATTGGGTTCTTTTATCCCGTTGTTCCAAACGGGAAAGCCCGTATTCGGGTGCAGATTTCGGCGGGTCATGAACTGGAACATCTGCAACAGGCCGTAGCTGCCTTCACGAAAGTTGGTCAGGAACTTGGCGTGCTAAAGATTCGTGAAACTGTCGGTTAA